The Lysinibacillus pakistanensis genome includes a window with the following:
- a CDS encoding energy-coupling factor ABC transporter permease codes for MKFSGWKLSYFLLAFLFVPNRAFAMHIMEGFLPIEWAIFWWVVSIPFIILGLRSIRKTIDANPETKMILGLSGAFAFVLSALKIPSVTGSCSHPTGVGLGTVLFGPLAMSVIGTIVLLFQALLLAHGGLTTLGANAFSMAVVGPIIAYYVFKGSQKMGLSFSLAVFLAAMLGDLGTYIVTSVQLALAFPSEVGGFMASFTKFAGIFALTQIPLAVSEGILTVVVMNFLKKYNVSELKALHVFSTKEAH; via the coding sequence TTGAAATTCTCAGGCTGGAAGCTTAGTTATTTCTTATTGGCATTTTTATTTGTGCCAAATCGTGCATTCGCCATGCATATAATGGAGGGCTTTTTACCAATTGAGTGGGCCATTTTCTGGTGGGTTGTATCTATTCCATTTATTATTTTAGGATTACGTTCAATTCGTAAAACGATCGATGCAAACCCTGAAACAAAAATGATTTTAGGACTATCAGGTGCCTTTGCCTTCGTCTTATCAGCATTAAAAATTCCTTCAGTAACTGGAAGCTGCTCGCATCCAACAGGAGTTGGACTCGGTACAGTTCTTTTTGGTCCATTAGCAATGAGTGTAATCGGAACAATTGTATTATTATTCCAAGCTTTACTTTTAGCGCATGGAGGGCTTACAACTTTAGGAGCAAATGCCTTTTCTATGGCAGTAGTTGGTCCAATTATTGCTTATTATGTATTTAAAGGCTCGCAAAAAATGGGTCTTTCATTTTCTTTAGCTGTGTTTTTAGCTGCTATGCTTGGTGACTTAGGTACATATATTGTCACTTCTGTTCAATTAGCTCTTGCTTTCCCTTCTGAGGTTGGTGGCTTTATGGCGTCATTCACAAAATTTGCAGGTATTTTTGCATTAACACAAATCCCTCTTGCTGTTAGTGAAGGGATTTTAACCGTAGTCGTGATGAACTTCTTGAAAAAATACAATGTGAGCGAATTAAAAGCATTACATGTTTTTTCAACAAAGGAGGCACATTAG
- a CDS encoding (2Fe-2S) ferredoxin domain-containing protein yields the protein MTTWNLEGMQTHLFICNGSSCMKKEAEEITQAIRDEIQVQALDKKIHTTRTRCNGRCKDACVVIAYPQGNWYRVPTTEHARALVQDLHHESLHHEHVFTLREGTLQRTAQTTAIKGIEKVKEG from the coding sequence ATGACTACTTGGAATTTAGAGGGGATGCAGACACATCTTTTTATTTGTAATGGCAGTAGCTGTATGAAAAAAGAAGCAGAGGAAATTACGCAAGCCATTCGTGATGAGATACAGGTGCAGGCACTTGATAAAAAAATACATACAACCCGGACACGTTGTAATGGCAGATGTAAGGATGCATGTGTTGTCATTGCTTATCCGCAAGGGAATTGGTACCGTGTGCCAACAACTGAACATGCGAGGGCACTTGTGCAGGATTTACATCATGAGTCACTGCACCATGAACATGTTTTTACGCTTCGTGAGGGCACATTACAGCGGACAGCACAAACAACAGCCATTAAAGGCATCGAAAAG
- a CDS encoding energy-coupling factor ABC transporter ATP-binding protein gives MTTDFYFELNQLSYAYADGTHALTDITLQIPKGKKIALLGHNGAGKSTLFQHLNGILKPTTGTIAFCGEELHYSRKALKELRQQVGIVFQDADNQLFSGTVKQDIAFGPLNLGWTTTKIEEKMAWAVAQTEVEALLDKPIHFLSVGQKKRVAVAGVLAMEPSVLLLDEPTAGLDNYYAAQVLQYLAKLENGNRTILLATHDIPLAYEWADQIIVMEGGKIIYNGDPVEMFYQEDLLQRAHLERPWVFEMALALQSKKLLKENIKLPRSKEDLQKLIELI, from the coding sequence ATGACCACAGACTTTTACTTTGAACTAAATCAGCTTTCTTACGCCTATGCAGATGGGACACACGCCCTAACAGATATTACACTCCAAATTCCGAAGGGCAAAAAAATTGCCTTACTTGGTCATAATGGAGCGGGAAAATCTACATTATTTCAGCATCTCAATGGCATTCTTAAACCAACTACTGGAACGATAGCCTTTTGTGGCGAGGAGCTACATTATAGTAGAAAAGCATTAAAAGAGTTACGTCAACAGGTTGGCATTGTTTTTCAGGATGCAGACAATCAGCTGTTTTCTGGTACAGTAAAGCAGGATATTGCATTTGGACCTTTGAACCTCGGCTGGACAACTACAAAAATAGAGGAAAAAATGGCTTGGGCAGTTGCACAAACAGAGGTGGAAGCATTACTCGATAAACCAATACATTTTTTAAGTGTGGGTCAGAAAAAACGGGTAGCCGTGGCAGGCGTACTAGCAATGGAGCCATCTGTTTTACTATTGGACGAGCCAACCGCAGGACTCGATAATTATTATGCTGCACAAGTTTTGCAATATTTAGCGAAATTAGAAAACGGAAATCGCACCATTTTATTGGCCACCCATGACATCCCATTAGCCTATGAATGGGCAGATCAAATAATCGTTATGGAAGGTGGAAAAATCATCTATAATGGGGACCCTGTTGAGATGTTTTATCAGGAGGATTTACTGCAACGTGCTCATCTGGAACGTCCCTGGGTCTTTGAAATGGCGCTTGCTTTACAAAGTAAAAAATTATTGAAAGAAAACATTAAGTTACCTCGTTCAAAAGAAGATTTACAGAAACTAATTGAGCTAATTTGA
- a CDS encoding energy-coupling factor ABC transporter substrate-binding protein, producing MKKNLLLLAIVVLLAIIPLFIQKGAEFEGADGEAEAAIGEINADYEPWFESLWEPPSGEIESLLFALQAAIGAGFIGYFIGLMRGKHKES from the coding sequence ATGAAAAAAAACTTATTACTGCTAGCTATCGTTGTGTTATTAGCAATTATCCCTCTATTCATTCAAAAGGGTGCAGAATTCGAAGGAGCAGATGGTGAAGCAGAGGCAGCAATCGGTGAAATAAATGCTGACTACGAACCATGGTTTGAAAGCTTATGGGAACCACCAAGTGGAGAAATTGAAAGCCTACTATTTGCACTACAAGCTGCTATAGGTGCTGGATTTATCGGATACTTTATTGGCTTAATGCGCGGCAAACATAAAGAAAGTTAA
- the cbiQ gene encoding cobalt ECF transporter T component CbiQ: MLLIDKYAYMNKLASVHPLEKMLFSFGLLLLSLIMRDERISLITFIVMSAFIIIGAKIPVKYYLKLLLLPGFFLLSSLLSILISIAPAANELPAHIWAFSFNDWTIFVGNASLVTAKQLFFIVLGSVSCLYFLILTTSVQSICHVLRQCRIPALFVELVELTYRFIFIFLDSMQKIHLAQQARLGYHSPAQWLRSISMLIAALFAEMFQRSRELNNAMQARGGETVYWQENATYSMKNWLGIAAILLFLIVYGGFF; this comes from the coding sequence ATGTTACTCATTGATAAGTATGCATATATGAATAAGCTAGCGTCTGTTCATCCGCTAGAAAAAATGTTGTTTTCTTTTGGACTATTATTATTGTCGCTTATCATGAGAGATGAACGAATTTCACTCATTACATTTATTGTAATGAGTGCTTTTATCATTATAGGCGCTAAAATCCCTGTGAAATATTATTTAAAACTATTATTGTTACCCGGATTTTTTTTACTATCTAGCTTACTATCTATTCTAATTTCAATAGCCCCAGCGGCTAACGAATTACCTGCACATATTTGGGCATTTTCTTTCAATGATTGGACAATTTTTGTGGGCAATGCAAGCTTAGTTACAGCAAAGCAACTTTTTTTCATCGTTCTAGGCAGTGTCAGTTGTTTATATTTTTTAATCCTAACAACATCTGTACAGTCTATTTGTCATGTGTTACGACAATGTAGAATTCCTGCCCTGTTTGTTGAACTAGTGGAATTAACATATCGATTTATTTTTATTTTTTTAGACAGTATGCAAAAAATTCATCTTGCTCAGCAGGCACGACTTGGTTATCACTCACCTGCCCAGTGGCTACGCTCTATATCTATGCTTATTGCCGCATTATTTGCTGAAATGTTCCAACGAAGCCGTGAACTTAATAATGCCATGCAAGCACGAGGTGGCGAAACGGTCTATTGGCAGGAGAATGCAACCTATAGCATGAAAAACTGGCTAGGTATTGCAGCTATCTTACTATTCCTCATCGTGTATGGAGGGTTTTTCTAA